A genomic stretch from Penicillium digitatum chromosome 4, complete sequence includes:
- a CDS encoding C6 transcription factor, putative has protein sequence MRSSIACARCRRSKIKCVNAGIDTTCRACESSGRECVYPTPAIGVSNAKRELATLAEGEDRNGDWDGPKRQRSRKVVGVSGSTAGSKLGVDALDSSILTPKVWEAVFDLFQSHFATLLPFLHPATFLGQIRRLSSPAPPATIDGQDPRNPTYQADPSSSLIPLGVLALTARFHPPLVAAHSPASPSHSSNPLAASEYYAAALRSRLTGLDGACLAQPDLARVQALLMLALHEWGMCRGKSAWVYVGMAIRLAQAMGLPFELDNEFPARDPFRSSPGLRVETDHFGLPRRVEPREPTSDDVIAQETKRRTFWACFILDRCLSSGKYRPRMVRVKELGIQLPSENAFAFGERVRTARLNEPTVRRPHSFGSQSMQIPSIRQSIGGFGEEKLSGPNGTPDNKPWSPISRRKDSSEDEVDRWEVGAEESVLSRVIRIIRIWGSIAKWSCAGGRRTEQCPPWHLESRFSSLRQQLNEFQDSLSRNLQYSPRNTDTHIMYKTNLASYTVMHVVYFLSVVVLHRAYVPFLPIRCNEPSGPLDEPLFAVDKINGPPDGFWRDSARALFKAARQMIDLVATCQARGALVENPLVGFAIYNAAFVCVYGTHFPHMDPDGLSGTKPPPATHDGHQLGVAQVHKALDIIREMRPRLKMAMGWFRTLNRLHSYFSKVKRDFRRASRNRLDSMSDVSDHGLTGVRPLRESGAGGGLEEFKVLEKLFLDFGSIEDQLTEPGMDEDGIAVPAASESMYERTNMSDAGSNAVRSDTGDPGDQMLDGAGGRRESWVPINSPGLSLPGHDGDRRPSLPLPNSRQIPSGSPYSLPSLQQHHPDGPMYTTSSPSFPSLSATTQSPSQYLTASNNRLNPINTWLPARPQAPPPPYSQSLPPISAAASHTIPVLPPPGSVTQLAPSPPLTSTEYPESSLLSTSLGGDDVIAFLDGSDWDQLSMLAPSEIGLPAGWLSTVWSQFSR, from the coding sequence ATGCGGTCCAGCATCGCTTGCGCTCGATGCCGGCGCAGTAAAATCAAGTGCGTCAATGCCGGCATCGATACAACCTGCCGGGCGTGCGAGTCATCTGGACGCGAATGTGTCTACCCAACCCCAGCAATCGGAGTCAGCAATGCCAAAAGAGAGCTGGCTACTTTAGCAGAAGGCGAAGATCGAAATGGAGACTGGGATGGCCCGAAACGACAGCGCTCACGCAAGGTGGTAGGCGTCTCCGGCTCAACGGCTGGTTCTAAGCTCGGTGTGGATGCACTAGATTCCTCGATACTTACACCAAAAGTTTGGGAGGCTGTCTTCGATCTCTTCCAATCGCATTTTGCGACTCTTCTACCCTTCCTACATCCCGCAACGTTTCTCGGCCAGATTCGACGGCTTTCGTCTCCCGCTCCCCCCGCCACCATCGACGGACAAGATCCCCGGAATCCCACTTATCAGGCAGACCCATCTTCGTCCCTGATTCCGCTGGGTGTACTGGCTCTGACTGCTCGCTTTCACCCCCCGTTGGTCGCAGCTCACTCACCAGCATCGCCTAGTCATTCTTCGAATCCGCTTGCCGCATCGGAATATTATGCCGCAGCCCTCCGCAGCCGGCTGACTGGCTTGGATGGCGCTTGCCTCGCTCAGCCCGATCTTGCGCGTGTACAGGCGCTATTGATGTTAGCCTTACACGAGTGGGGGATGTGCCGAGGTAAGAGTGCTTGGGTTTACGTGGGAATGGCCATCCGGCTTGCACAGGCCATGGGTCTGCCCTTTGAACTTGACAATGAATTCCCGGCGCGAGATCCTTTTCGCTCATCTCCAGGTCTGAGGGTCGAGACAGATCACTTTGGTCTGCCGCGGCGTGTAGAGCCCAGGGAGCCGACCTCTGATGATGTCATTGCCCAAGAGACCAAGCGCCGGACCTTTTGGGCCTGCTTTATCCTCGACCGATGTCTCAGCAGTGGCAAGTATCGGCCGCGGATGGTCCGAGTCAAGGAACTCGGAATTCAGCTTCCGAGCGAGAATGCTTTTGCCTTCGGTGAGCGGGTTCGAACGGCCCGCCTCAACGAACCGACCGTTCGCCGTCCGCACAGCTTCGGTTCCCAAAGCATGCAAATCCCCAGCATCCGTCAAAGTATCGGAGGCTTTGGCGAAGAGAAACTCTCAGGACCCAATGGGACTCCAGATAACAAGCCCTGGTCACCGATCTCTCGCCGCAAGGACTCGAGCGAGGATGAGGTTGATCGATGGGAGGTTGGCGCTGAGGAGTCGGTGCTCAGCCGAGTTATTCGGATCATCCGTATTTGGGGAAGTATCGCCAAATGGTCTTGCGCTGGCGGCCGACGCACGGAACAATGCCCCCCATGGCATCTTGAATCTCGCTTCTCCTCACTCCGCCAGCAGTTGAACGAGTTCCAGGATAGTCTTTCTCGCAACCTGCAATACTCCCCGCGAAATACCGATACCCATATCATGTACAAGACCAATTTGGCTTCATATACTGTGATGCATGTTGTCTACTTCCTCTCGGTGGTTGTCCTTCATCGTGCCTATGTTCCATTCCTGCCTATCCGTTGCAATGAGCCCTCTGGCCCCTTGGATGAGCCATTGTTTGCTGTGGACAAGATCAATGGTCCACCTGACGGGTTCTGGCGGGATAGTGCCCGTGCACTCTTCAAGGCTGCCCGACAAATGATTGATCTTGTGGCGACCTGTCAGGCCCGTGGTGCTCTTGTTGAAAACCCTTTGGTTGGATTTGCGATCTACAACGCCGCTTTTGTCTGTGTTTATGGTACCCATTTCCCCCACATGGATCCAGATGGATTGTCCGGAACCAAACCGCCCCCTGCGACCCATGATGGTCACCAGCTTGGTGTCGCACAAGTACACAAGGCTTTGGATATCATCCGAGAGATGCGACCTCGTCTGAAGATGGCAATGGGCTGGTTCCGCACCCTGAACCGCCTTCACAGCTACTTCTCCAAAGTCAAACGCGATTTCCGCCGGGCTTCACGGAATCGCCTGGATAGCATGTCAGATGTCTCTGATCACGGCCTCACTGGGGTTCGCCCCCTGCGCGAAAGCGGTGCCGGTGGTGGCCTTGAGGAATTTAAGGTGCTCGAAAAGCTCTTTCTCGACTTCGGAAGCATCGAGGACCAGTTGACAGAGCCTGGGATGGATGAGGACGGGATCGCAGTGCCCGCAGCAAGCGAGTCCATGTACGAGCGCACGAACATGAGTGACGCTGGAAGCAACGCCGTCAGAAGTGACACCGGTGATCCCGGGGACCAGATGCTTGACGGTGCTGGTGGTCGTCGCGAATCGTGGGTCCCGATCAACAGTCCCGGTTTGTCGCTACCTGGACACGATGGCGATCGCCGCCCCAGCCTACCACTTCCCAACAGCCGCCAAATCCCATCTGGATCCCCGTACTCCCTCCCATCCCTTCAGCAACATCATCCAGACGGTCCCATGTACACCACCTCATCTCCCAGCTTCCCCTCTCTATCTGCAACTACGCAGTCCCCCTCTCAATACTTGACGGCATCGAACAACCGCCTGAATCCCATCAACACCTGGCTCCCAGCCCGCCCACAGGCCCCTCCTCCACCATACTCCCAATCGCTGCCTCCCATCAGTGCAGCCGCCTCCCACACCATCCCTGTCCTCCCCCCACCGGGGTCTGTTACTCAGTTGGCCCCCTCCCCGCCTCTGACCTCAACCGAATACCCAGAATCAAGCTTACTCTCAACGAGTCTCGGCGGAGACGATGTCATCGCCTTCCTGGATGGATCTGACTGGGATCAGCTATCCATGCTCGCGCCTTCTGAGATTGGTCTTCCCGCCGGTTGGCTGAGCACAGTCTGGTCTCAATTCAGCCGCTAG